A DNA window from Sediminitomix flava contains the following coding sequences:
- a CDS encoding J domain-containing protein, protein MIDLYSILHISENASPQEIKKAFKKLALQYHPDKHPENKAAEEIFKVINEAYSVLSDPQKKMYYDAQRQYQSYLSSQNQSTHTSPYFHQSYSQSPSYSHETNYEAGSSTYEQRLKQERQTTRIIFLSILSFILISVFFSMGMEYHRMRKIEKMSAQKDIIFKEINSYVSHRNFSSALHDVDSIITSVPEFSDAILLKTQILDSLANYTDSLFKVNEYGQVVESISIIEDYDPNMDYKWLIKRSKCQQLQGDYIQALNTLYILINKKPQNLDAHNEIASIMFYQFNQKDIGLRYMDRATELIVEDYEKKYGKAYAILVPPQKTPELHYQIFLKKAEMYFELERYKASLEALDWALYLRPEAVDPIILKGKNLANLGEAKKACNLWKEARNKGSLESIHLIELHCR, encoded by the coding sequence ATGATTGATCTATATTCAATTCTTCATATATCTGAAAATGCTAGCCCACAAGAAATCAAGAAAGCTTTCAAAAAATTAGCATTACAATATCATCCAGATAAACACCCAGAAAATAAAGCTGCCGAAGAAATCTTTAAAGTGATTAATGAGGCTTATAGTGTTTTATCTGATCCTCAGAAAAAAATGTATTATGATGCTCAAAGACAGTATCAGTCTTATTTGAGTTCTCAAAATCAGTCGACACATACATCTCCATATTTTCATCAGAGTTATAGCCAATCTCCTTCATATTCACATGAGACTAATTACGAGGCAGGAAGTTCAACTTATGAGCAAAGACTTAAACAAGAGCGACAAACGACTCGCATAATTTTTCTCTCTATTTTATCTTTTATACTTATTTCTGTCTTTTTTTCAATGGGAATGGAATACCATCGAATGCGAAAAATTGAGAAAATGAGTGCTCAGAAGGATATTATCTTTAAAGAAATCAATAGTTATGTAAGTCACAGAAACTTCTCGAGTGCACTGCATGATGTAGACAGCATCATTACTTCCGTTCCAGAGTTTTCAGATGCCATACTTCTAAAAACACAAATCTTAGATTCTTTAGCCAATTATACAGACTCTTTATTCAAGGTTAATGAATACGGGCAGGTTGTGGAATCCATTTCAATAATTGAGGACTACGACCCAAATATGGATTATAAGTGGTTAATAAAACGCTCAAAATGTCAGCAACTGCAAGGAGATTACATTCAAGCCTTAAATACTTTATATATTCTGATAAATAAGAAACCACAGAACTTAGATGCTCACAATGAAATTGCCTCAATTATGTTTTATCAGTTCAATCAAAAAGATATTGGATTAAGGTATATGGATCGGGCAACGGAGTTAATTGTGGAAGATTATGAAAAAAAATATGGCAAAGCCTATGCGATCTTAGTCCCTCCTCAAAAAACTCCAGAACTTCATTATCAGATTTTTCTGAAAAAAGCAGAAATGTATTTTGAACTAGAAAGATACAAAGCATCTTTGGAAGCATTGGATTGGGCACTTTATTTGCGACCTGAAGCGGTAGACCCTATAATTTTAAAGGGAAAAAACTTAGCGAACTTGGGAGAAGCTAAAAAAGCCTGTAATTTATGGAAAGAAGCCAGAAATAAAGGCTCATTAGAAAGCATTCATCTGATTGAACTTCATTGTAGATAA
- a CDS encoding PdaC/SigV domain-containing protein has product MHFLISIITYLLPLFYSTTYTTSEEAPTYIHQKFKKHSANELYDLHIEYPYFLIDNENKSHKLNLSIQSIMTSALKDFQHQHKKRSKKVNQNGFSYFNLSYEVVYLSESILSLKFINTLFYHGEASEKEKVSTLNFDLKNNKILKIKSIFDIETDNLRSSILSLIMEKSSCYCNRYSVYKQFCIAKEGIYFYGDDYSCPENCSTVTTFLSWSDLEDFSLNPLFAQHLL; this is encoded by the coding sequence ATGCATTTTCTGATATCTATCATTACATACCTATTACCTTTATTTTATTCAACAACATATACAACAAGCGAAGAAGCGCCGACTTATATACATCAAAAATTCAAAAAACATAGTGCCAACGAACTTTACGATTTACATATAGAATATCCGTATTTTTTGATTGATAACGAGAATAAAAGCCACAAGCTCAATCTTAGTATTCAATCTATCATGACTTCAGCTTTAAAAGATTTTCAACATCAGCATAAAAAACGTTCAAAAAAAGTAAACCAAAACGGTTTTAGTTATTTCAACCTTTCTTATGAAGTCGTTTACTTGTCAGAATCTATTCTGAGTCTAAAATTCATAAATACATTATTCTATCATGGAGAAGCAAGCGAGAAAGAAAAAGTATCGACACTTAACTTTGACTTGAAGAACAATAAAATCTTAAAAATCAAGAGCATTTTTGATATTGAAACGGATAACCTACGTAGTTCAATTCTGAGTCTAATCATGGAAAAATCGAGCTGTTACTGTAACCGATATTCAGTGTACAAACAATTCTGTATCGCAAAAGAGGGAATCTATTTTTATGGCGATGATTATTCTTGTCCTGAAAACTGCTCTACGGTGACCACTTTTTTGTCATGGAGTGATTTAGAAGATTTTTCATTAAACCCCTTATTTGCTCAACACCTTCTCTAA
- the asnS gene encoding asparagine--tRNA ligase, protein MRRTKIKELIAQGEIGSKVNVKGWVRTFRNNQFIAINDGSTINNIQAVVDFQNTDENLLKRITTGAAISVDGEIHESMGKGQRIEIKAESIEILGDADPEEYPLQPKKHSLEFLREKAHLRPRTNTISAVMRVRHHLAYGIHKFFNDKGFAYMHTPVITASDAEGAGETFRVTTMDLDNPARTEEGKLDFSKDFFAKETNLTVSGQLEAEVGAMSLGEVYTFGPTFRAENSNTTRHLAEFWMIEPEMAFYNLKDNMDLVEEMLKYLINYAMEHCADDLAFLDQRYAQEQKSKPQAERSELGLLDRLKFVVENEFERLTYSEAIDVLLNSKMHKKKKFKYTVEWGIDLQSEHERYLVEKEYKKPVILTDYPKDIKAFYMKQNEDGKTVGAMDVLFPGIGEIVGGSERETDYDKLVQRMVEMDVPQEDLWWYLELRKFGTAPHSGFGLGFERLILFVTGMGNIRDVIPFPRFPQSAEF, encoded by the coding sequence GTGAGAAGAACGAAAATCAAAGAGCTAATTGCTCAAGGAGAAATCGGTAGCAAAGTTAATGTAAAAGGATGGGTAAGAACCTTCCGTAATAATCAGTTTATCGCCATTAATGATGGCTCAACTATCAATAATATCCAAGCCGTTGTTGATTTTCAGAATACAGACGAGAATTTGTTGAAAAGAATCACAACAGGAGCAGCTATTTCTGTTGATGGAGAAATACATGAATCAATGGGTAAAGGTCAGCGTATCGAGATCAAAGCTGAAAGCATTGAGATCTTAGGAGATGCTGATCCTGAAGAATACCCATTGCAACCAAAGAAACACTCTTTGGAATTCTTGAGAGAAAAAGCACACTTGCGTCCACGTACAAACACAATTTCTGCGGTTATGCGTGTTCGTCATCACTTGGCATACGGTATCCACAAATTCTTTAACGACAAAGGATTTGCTTATATGCACACGCCAGTGATCACTGCTTCAGATGCTGAAGGTGCTGGTGAAACTTTCCGAGTAACTACAATGGATTTGGATAATCCTGCTCGTACAGAAGAAGGGAAGCTAGATTTCTCAAAGGATTTCTTTGCGAAAGAAACAAACCTTACTGTATCGGGACAATTGGAAGCTGAAGTTGGGGCAATGTCTCTTGGTGAAGTTTATACTTTTGGTCCTACTTTCCGTGCAGAAAACTCAAACACAACTCGTCACCTTGCTGAGTTCTGGATGATTGAGCCAGAAATGGCATTCTACAATCTAAAGGACAATATGGACTTGGTTGAGGAAATGTTGAAGTATTTGATCAACTATGCAATGGAACACTGTGCTGATGACCTTGCATTCTTAGATCAAAGATATGCACAAGAGCAGAAATCAAAGCCTCAAGCAGAACGTTCGGAATTAGGTTTGCTTGATCGTTTGAAGTTTGTTGTTGAAAATGAATTTGAGCGTTTGACATACTCTGAGGCTATCGACGTATTGTTGAACTCAAAAATGCACAAGAAGAAGAAATTCAAATACACCGTTGAATGGGGTATTGACCTTCAGTCTGAGCATGAGCGTTACTTGGTTGAAAAAGAATATAAAAAGCCAGTTATCCTTACTGATTATCCTAAAGACATTAAAGCTTTCTATATGAAGCAAAATGAGGATGGAAAAACTGTAGGAGCAATGGACGTTCTTTTCCCAGGTATTGGTGAAATTGTAGGTGGTTCTGAAAGAGAAACTGACTATGACAAACTAGTTCAGAGAATGGTTGAAATGGATGTTCCTCAAGAAGACCTATGGTGGTACTTGGAGCTTCGTAAGTTTGGTACAGCTCCTCACTCAGGGTTCGGTCTTGGTTTTGAGCGTCTGATCTTATTCGTTACAGGAATGGGTAACATTCGTGACGTAATTCCTTTCCCAAGATTCCCACAGTCAGCAGAATTCTAG